In Nematostella vectensis chromosome 2, jaNemVect1.1, whole genome shotgun sequence, one genomic interval encodes:
- the LOC5514811 gene encoding disks large-associated protein 4 — protein MSLPLHQMRTGHGRYKTEIIIILRKGKRTSPMMNTGKENVSPSAISSPILAERELDCLNENFQKGLDLNGVVEKDGRHFLEVMKKEAERMTRVCETLDKDISESSATEEVCGKVRAAIGKSKLLTTKKFKQFKGLCECNLGIGDLNGIRPTNADLAGFWDMVMIQVDDVNSMFEALEELRQNDWQEKFKPAENGDGLTRTPSLSKKASSLTRQPSFGKVPLTRQRSKEEVKEVEAKQRAAARQRLAAAKRAARKKANRNSNPLDNVEIFCSPHK, from the exons ATGAGccttcctttgcaccaaatgcGGACTGGTCATGGTAGATATAAGACGGAAATTATCATTATACTAAGAAAAGGGAAAAGAACTTCACCAATGATGAACACAGGCAAGGAAAATGTCTCTCCGTCTGCAATTAGTAGCCCAATCTTGGCGGAACGCGAGCTGGATTGTCTAAATGAGAACTTCCAAAAGGGTCTTGATTTGAATGGAGTTGTCGAAAAAGATGGCCGCCATTTCCTTGAAGTTATGAAAAAAGAAGCAGAAAGAATGACAAGAGTTTGCGAGACATTAGATAAAGATATCAGCGAGAGTTCCGCGACTGAGGAAG TTTGTGGCAAGGTGAGAGCCGCAATTGGAAAATCTAAACTATTGACAACGAAGAAGTTCAAGCAGTTCAAAGGGTTATGTGAATGCAACCTG ggAATTGGAGATCTAAATGGTATCAGGCCAACCAATGCAGACCTTGCTGGATTCTGGGACATGGTTATGATTCAG gttgaTGATGTTAATTCCATGTTTGAGGCATTAGAGGAACTTAGACAAAATGATTGGCAAGAGAAGTTCAAACCAGCAGAAAATGGAGATGGACTTACTAGAACACCTTCTTTATCTAAAAAAGCCTCTTCACTGACTAGGCAACCTTCATTTGGTAAGGTTCCATTGACAAGACAAAGATCCAAAGAAGAAGTAAAAGAAGTAGAAGCAAAGCAAAGAGCTGCTGCCAGGCAGAGGTTGGCCGCTGCTAAAAGAGCAGCCCGAAAAAAAGCAAATCGGAACAGTAATCCTCTGGACAATGTGGAAATATTCTGTTCCCCacataaatga